A part of Candidatus Bathyarchaeota archaeon genomic DNA contains:
- a CDS encoding cupin domain-containing protein — translation MKKVGMVLCGGLGKRLRPITDRMPKPLVEIREGFTILDKQLLDLKYAGVDEVILLTGYMHEKVEERYGDSWNGLEILYSVEEEPLGTWGAIAKALREYRPKARLVIMNGDVITDINLRNMVENASYPVTMLVVSMRSPYGIVDINGGVIVRFVEKPVLPYYINAGIYVVREDFDILDFAGTISKLPSDIEVDVFPKLAKAGLLGSYMEPDSDIFWKSIDTVKDLEEVRREFAHRVEKPWGYEKTIASAEGYVYKKVLVKEGYRVPLHYHRVREETIHVIKGKLEVHSTDGVLAVLERDSAYTVKPGTPHRLVAQENTVLHEISTPNVDDTVVLESYETGGVTSV, via the coding sequence ATGAAGAAAGTCGGCATGGTTTTATGCGGGGGTTTGGGTAAAAGGCTTAGGCCCATAACTGATAGGATGCCTAAGCCTTTAGTCGAGATTAGAGAAGGTTTCACTATATTAGATAAGCAGCTTCTAGACCTGAAGTATGCTGGTGTAGATGAGGTTATCCTGCTCACAGGTTACATGCATGAGAAGGTTGAAGAAAGGTATGGAGACTCTTGGAATGGGCTAGAGATACTATACTCTGTTGAGGAGGAGCCGTTGGGTACTTGGGGTGCCATAGCTAAGGCCTTGAGGGAGTATAGGCCTAAGGCTAGACTTGTCATAATGAACGGCGACGTGATAACGGATATAAACTTAAGGAACATGGTGGAGAACGCGTCCTATCCTGTTACGATGCTCGTCGTGAGTATGCGAAGCCCTTACGGAATCGTGGACATCAACGGCGGTGTCATAGTCAGGTTCGTAGAGAAGCCCGTGCTACCATACTATATAAACGCCGGTATATACGTCGTTAGGGAGGACTTCGATATTCTTGACTTTGCAGGAACGATATCGAAGCTGCCTTCGGATATAGAGGTCGACGTTTTCCCGAAGCTTGCCAAGGCGGGTTTGCTCGGAAGTTACATGGAGCCGGACTCCGACATCTTCTGGAAATCGATAGATACGGTTAAAGACCTAGAGGAAGTTCGAAGAGAGTTCGCCCATAGGGTCGAGAAGCCCTGGGGATATGAGAAAACAATCGCGTCGGCGGAGGGCTACGTCTACAAGAAGGTCCTTGTTAAAGAAGGATATAGGGTTCCGCTACACTACCATAGGGTTAGGGAAGAGACCATACATGTGATCAAGGGTAAGCTAGAGGTTCACTCTACAGACGGCGTACTGGCGGTGCTTGAAAGGGACTCAGCATATACGGTTAAACCTGGTACTCCGCATAGGCTGGTGGCTCAAGAGAACACGGTTCTACACGAGATATCGACCCCTAATGTGGATGATACGGTCGTTTTAGAATCCTATGAGACGGGAGGTGTTACAAGTGTCTAG
- a CDS encoding DUF429 domain-containing protein yields MVVLGLDLAGVETRPTGFCILDEELSAETGILYGDAEILKVVLEYRPSIVAIDAPLHLPRGRRSIEDRSGPHLRECDRALLKAGIRFLPITLGAMRKLTVRGMRLKEKLESLGFEVIEVYPGGAQDVLGIPRGKHSLEGLRKGLARLGLKGLREGLTVHELDAATAAYVGYLYLKGEYAALGDESEGLIIMPKSERFSSIHG; encoded by the coding sequence ATGGTTGTACTAGGACTTGATTTAGCTGGTGTAGAGACGCGTCCGACAGGTTTCTGTATATTAGATGAAGAATTATCGGCTGAGACCGGTATTCTATATGGAGATGCTGAGATACTCAAGGTTGTTCTGGAATATAGACCCTCTATCGTGGCCATAGACGCTCCGTTGCATCTACCCCGAGGTAGAAGATCGATAGAGGATAGGTCTGGCCCCCATTTAAGAGAGTGCGATAGAGCGCTCCTTAAGGCTGGTATAAGGTTTCTTCCGATAACCCTTGGAGCAATGAGGAAGTTAACGGTCAGGGGTATGAGGCTTAAAGAGAAGCTTGAGAGCCTGGGGTTTGAGGTCATAGAGGTCTATCCTGGCGGTGCCCAAGACGTGTTGGGGATCCCGAGGGGAAAACATAGTCTTGAAGGGTTGAGAAAGGGGCTCGCAAGACTAGGGTTGAAGGGACTGAGAGAGGGACTGACTGTTCATGAGCTTGACGCGGCTACCGCGGCTTACGTGGGCTATCTATATCTTAAGGGAGAGTACGCCGCTTTAGGCGACGAATCTGAGGGGCTCATCATAATGCCTAAAAGCGAAAGGTTTTCGAGTATACATGGCTAG
- the psmB gene encoding archaeal proteasome endopeptidase complex subunit beta: protein MTSRYFIPGATTIGLVFKDGVILASEKRYAYGYFVLSRSVKKVFRITDTIGAACAGLVSDMQSIIQEVRANMKLHEFEIGRPCSVRAAAKLTSQLLFYRRLSPLLTQTLVAGVDDEGPSLYVLDPLGSVIKDDYAVVGSGSEISIGVLEAEYKPGMNLEESRNLVVKSMRAAMARDAASGDGIDILSITTEKSWEEFIPVR from the coding sequence ATGACTTCAAGGTATTTCATACCCGGTGCCACGACCATCGGCCTGGTATTCAAAGATGGTGTTATCCTAGCTTCTGAGAAGCGGTATGCATATGGGTACTTCGTCTTGAGTAGGTCTGTTAAGAAGGTTTTCAGGATAACAGACACTATAGGCGCCGCTTGCGCCGGTTTGGTTTCAGACATGCAATCTATAATCCAAGAGGTCAGGGCAAATATGAAGCTTCACGAGTTTGAGATAGGTAGACCCTGCTCTGTAAGGGCCGCGGCTAAACTCACGTCTCAGCTTCTGTTTTACCGGAGGCTTTCCCCACTTCTAACTCAGACTTTGGTAGCTGGTGTGGATGATGAAGGTCCAAGCCTATATGTGTTAGACCCCTTAGGCTCTGTTATAAAGGACGATTACGCGGTCGTCGGTTCCGGCTCCGAGATCTCGATCGGTGTATTGGAGGCAGAGTATAAACCCGGTATGAACCTCGAAGAATCTAGAAACCTCGTGGTTAAGAGTATGAGAGCCGCTATGGCCAGGGACGCTGCGAGCGGAGACGGCATAGATATACTCTCCATAACCACCGAGAAGTCTTGGGAAGAGTTCATACCAGTGCGATAG